In Elgaria multicarinata webbii isolate HBS135686 ecotype San Diego chromosome 18, rElgMul1.1.pri, whole genome shotgun sequence, the DNA window CTTTAACAGCTTTCTGAGAGCCCAACCATTGAAAGAGATGAAAAAAGGTCTCCGAGATTACAGCAGCCTTGCAAAAATGTCAGTTCAAATCACtagaagcaaatgttattttttattttccgcCCTTCCCACACGTACTTCTGTTACTCCTCCTTGGGGCCTAAAAGGAAACGGCCGACTGTCAGAGGGGAGAAAAGAACCATCTCCTGTCaaactttccccccaccctgaccTGGAGGGGAGCCTGACTTGCTGTTTGCAATTTGCAAGCTCAGCTCATAAACCTGTGCCAATATTATATGACCAAACCTGCTGGCACCATTGGGAGCAATggggaatgcccccccccaccgccttCTGCTTCCAGTCCAGGCAGCCTCCTGTGATCAGCACTGCCCCAAACAGCCAGAGGCCCCTGGCAAGCGCTCACCCTCAGCCCCTCCCCACGCCTCTCCCAGGGCTTTGGCAAGCACATCTGCTGCACGCAAGCAGCCTGCTTTTACCAGGTGCTTCCCAGCCGGGTTTGGCCTTGGCTGCCGAAGGTGAGTGAGCGTGCTGGCTGGCGTCTCCTTTGCTGAAGAGGGTGGGAGTGCAAACAGGAGTGACCTCTTGCCTGCCTTGCTTCTTAGAGGCAAGCAGGAGTTAGCTTGAATAGAGGCAAGCGCCTCCCAAGTAGCCCTAGGCAGCGTACCTAGTTCCCCTTCTCCATAGGATCCTCACAACACCCCCCCTATAAGGTAGGTTAGAATGAGAGAGTGACCGTGCCAGGGTCACCCAGGGCTAGCTTCTTGGCTCCGTGGCGACTGAAACCCGAGAGGGCCTTTTGTGGAGTCCCGCCCCCACAACAAATCCCCAAAGGCCTAAATACCACTCCtggggcttagttactggctgtaagcGCTTCAAGGCACAgtatgctgggatttgtagcccaACCCCTTTTGGttttggccacacaccctttgcctttggccccgcccaccactggaacgtgggcCCCAAGAGCTTCTGGAATTTGGCCCTGGAGATGAAAGAGGTTCTTTAGACCATCAGAACACTGGAAAGCCTCGCTGCTCTTAATGGCCACCTCCCCAGTGTCCTTGGGGGTGGAGGGCCAAGCCTTTGACTCTTAACccgcctcaccccaccccaacccgatGAGAACCAATCAAAGGTGAGGCTGAATTAATCTGCTAGGAGGGGCGCGTGATACCCACTGGCTGGCCGTGCCTCTTCTCGGCTTCCCAGCCACCACATCTCTTCCTGGTGGCTTCGACTTCACTGATAAGGTTGGGCTCTTGTAGACTAGGGTTCCCAACACACAACAGTGGTAGCATCCCAGGCGGCATCACACAAAGTGACAACTTGGCCTTCCCCGAATCTATCCTGCCATGATTTCAGTACCAAGACGGGCCttgggagaggggtggggtgtgtgtgtctcgaTCTTCTCTCAGAGCTTCAGCGGTGGGCTTGGTCAAAATCAATTGGGCGAGGAAGATCTCGACCCCTGCATGAACAAGAGAaacgtgtgtgcgtgcgtgcgtgcgtgcatgttcCCCCCCTCACGGTAGACACTGAATGCCACAGCATGTCCAAGTGTTGACCTTGAAGAGTCGAGTGACTGCCAGAAGCCAGCAAGCAGCTCAACTCAGTTCTGGAAAGATCTACTAAATCGATGAAGAAAGAGGGAGGAACACTGGGCTGCCACCTGGCTGCTTTTTGCCTGGCCTGAGGGGTGGTGACGGCAACTGTTTTTCAAAGCAGACCCTCATTTTTAATCCACAAAAGCTCCATTGGTATAATTTAAAGCAGGGAGGTGGGGGGCCTCGAAGACCAGTCTCCTCAAGGACGTGCAGGACCCAAGGGGGAACGAAGAGTTGCCGACGCGATTCTCAAAGGCCGTGGGAAGGTAAGAGCCAGCTCCAGTTGGGGCTTTCCCCCCAGAACTGTGCAGACCGCTGCCACGACGTGGCGCGTTACTGGTCACAAGAAACAACATTTCCAGCAACTGAGCTTTACTCACAGCAGCCGATGACTGTTTCTCCGGCCCGGCCCGGCTGTGGCCCAGCTCAGTGTTCCCAAGAGCGCTTCCTCAACCAAAACAGCTACTCAGAGATCGCTGTCCTTTGGCCCCTCCAGCCACGCCCTTCGCAGTTCAAGAATCTCTCGGCCGTACCAGTCGTGGAGTTTGGAAAAACAAGCCGTGCTCGGATATACGGGGCCGTCAAGGCCGGGGCCTCCGGCGCCACCACCGGAATTGCCCGACAGGGCCCTCCTCCGAGGGGGCAATGGGGGCGGTTTGAGACCCTCTCCGTAGCTGCCACCCCCACAGGTCCTCGTGCTCCCTGGGTCAGCTTGGGGGCATCCTGCCGGCAGGCTGGCTGACCCCTGGGAATTATTCCACAGCGCAcagccattttcttttgctgGGATGCAAACTGGGAGCGTCGGCTTCTCCTGCGGCGGGGCCGGGCCTAAGGCTGCCCGGTCCAAATTTGGCACTGTCTTGTTTTTCCGGTAAAGCGGCCCCTTCCTCTGGACCCGGTGGTAGCCAGAGAGGTTCCTCTGCATTTCATCCAGCTGTTTCTCTAGTTCCTTCACCACCAGGCGCAGGTAGCCGAAGCTGGCCCGCGAGAGGGACTTGACCCAGGCCTCCATGGCGGCCTGGCTCTCGGCCGCCAGGATGTAGGTACGGGACTTGGCGCACTCGAACTTGATGGCGAAGGCAAACTCCTCCGTGGACTCACACAGCTCCACCGTGCAGCCTTCCAAGATGATGGCTCCCACCGGCTCTCGGCTCTCCCGGTCCTCAAAGTAGAAGAGCATGTTCCCCTTCAGCACGAACCAGCGGCGGTGGTAGGCCGTGTTCCGCTCGCCCTTCTTGTAGAGGAAGCCGGCCTTGTCGGTGGGGGAGTCACAAGTGGCGTAGAAGGCCAAACTCCGCTCGTTCAGCTTCATGGCTGCTCACGCCTTGAAATGAAAATGGGGAAAGAGACGGAGAATGAGAGAGAGGTGGAAGAAAAAATAGGCAGGGGGCACACCAAGGAACCCATCCGGCTGCCATTTTGACCTCCCTCCTACAGAACCCTCCTTTCTGCCTACCCCTCTTCTAGAGCCCCCAAATAGCTGCAGCTACTGCATTCGATACGCGCTGCCCCTTCTGCACCGCCTGAGAGGCACCCAATTTCCAGACTAAATCTCAGAAAAGTTATCCCCTcgcttttcctccccaccccaatacgTTGCTTCCACACACCCCCAAGCAACTTATTGTAAAATAAGAAGCCAAATCGCTCTAGAGCTAAACTGAGCTTGCAAGATCAAAAGGGGAGAAAGCCACTGCGTACGTCGGCTCATTGCTACATTTGGCAACTCGTAATTAAGATGACTTTTGTGAGCCTGGGCTTTTGGCATCTCTACCTtagaccatccttccccaacatggtatcctccagttgtttgggattataactcccaggattcttgcCCATTGGCCGTGCTAGttgggaatgttggaagttgtaatGCAACACATCTGGTGGATGCCAAATTGAGGGAAACTGATCTAAGCTATCCTGCTGCTCTGGTTTAGCACAGGAACTCTTTTTCCAGCAAGCTAAGCAGGAGTAGAATAACAGAGCAGAGAAGGTTGTAGTAGAATAACATTCCAATCTGGTGTTCACCTTTGAAACCCAACAGTATGCTTTCAGACCACAGGTATGTATATTAGCTGAATAAATGCAAatatgaaaatatttgccaggttaTTCTTGCCGTTCCGTACGATGCCCACGACGAAAGGAGAAGAGCAAAGTCTTCGACATATGAAGGAAGCAAGCGTGTTAATCTCTTCCCTTTGGTTTTCCTAAAGCACAGTTGGAGATGGTTACACGGACCTCACAATTTTGAAATGTTAACGCGTGGGAGTGAGACAAAGCTGTGCCCATCAAATATATAGGCCATGGGAAGGGTTTGGGCTTTGAGTAGGAGGTCAGGAAGAAATCTGGGGCAGAGCAAATTGATACCTGTGGCAAGGACCAGTCGGATGGTTTCCAATCCGGGCTGTTATTTGCACGTGTCGGTTCATGAATCTGTTCCATCCAATTTCCACAATAATCCCTGGGGAGGGAGAAATCTGCATGAATATTTGCACACCATTTATACACACGTTATCATAAAACACACATTTGATGCGCTTTTTATACCATAAAACACACAGGATGCATTTTATACACGTgtactggctgaggatgatgggaattgcagtccaacccagCTGCTCCTCTGCTTAGTGCATCCCAACGCAGCACTGAACTCTGTTCCCATAAGCACACTGACTCCGGAAGCCAAGTCCCGGACGGTGATTCAGCCTCCCTGCCACGACGAACCTCTTGGCCAGTTCCGACTCCAAGCTGCCGCCCCTGGCCAGCCCCGCCAGGCAGCTCCACATCAGCATGGAGCGAAGGTGCTGCCAATATGCATGAAAGGATGAAATGCAGCCGGCTCCGGTTCGACAAAACCTACTCAATGCTTATGGGCCTTGAAATCTGGATCGGAAAAGGGCTCACAGCCTCATCAGCGACTTTATCGTCTGCTTAttatcagtggtgtagtggagccaaggcCACAGTGCTGGCAGTTCTGTTGGGCAGTTAAGACCCATGAGCCgtacaaaaggcctgctcctggggGGGATGGAAGCTGCTAGAACTGCTTAGTTGAGatggatcaatacagctgcctgaatttctgGGCTTTCCTTGGGAGCatggctgtcatgatgagcagcTGCATGTAAATATTTACCACTATAACGCTGCTTGGCATCGAATTTTGCACAAGGCAAAACCAAGTGCATGATGAGAGAATTCTCAGTTGGCAAGCCCTGCCTCGGACCAGTGACGGGCACCTTGCCCCGCGTGACACCCCTCTCAAATCCTAGAACGGACATGGCTAAATCTGCTAGTTTTCTATGAACGCCAGCACCCCAACGGCATGCATCTTATCAGCTAAGCGTATGCTCCTCCGGCTGTCATATTTTTAGCAGCCGTGGGCACTGAGGACAGTGACAGCTTCATGAtacaggagggggggaaagccggtgACTCCTGTTCACAGGATCATAAAGGGAAACCAAGAAGCAACTGGCAAGCCAGGCCACTTCCTCTATTCCAACTTTAGCAACTTTGCACATATGAAACAGAAAGAAACGCGGGGATTTGGCCGCACAGAGAGTGGTTAATCAGGTCAGGCAACTCATCCTGCCCGCCTTGTGCTGAGTAACTCCCCTGGCCAATCTCTTTCCTCTTGTCACTCGTCTTCTGATCTCATTTGTTTTCAGGGAAAGGTTGCCGATTTCTGGAGGCTCAGCAAGGAGTCTGTTTACCCACTCCATTGTTTTACAGAGGCCTTGTTTGTTTACCGATCCTTGGGAGACAAAACCTGTGTCTTCTGTGCACTCCCAGAACACGGCATCAAGCTGACACCCTGCCTGCTTAGAGAGACACAAGAGTTCGGGGCCCTTTGAGGTGTCCCCAAAGAGAACCTCCCGTAGAAAACTGCAAACCTCTGAAGAGTGCCCAGTCTATCGATTAACCTTGGACAGTTCTCAGTCCACGTTCCTGGAAATCTCCAAGGTTCTTTGTAGGCTTATTCGGGGCTCCCTTGAGAAGCTTACAAAGAATCCCAGGAGTTCCCCAGGAGGGGCCACACCTCAAGAGCTGGGGCACTTGCTGTGCGTGCAGAAAACCCCGAGTTCAGTCACTGGCATCTCAACTTACGAAGAGCCCAAGTCGAAGGATGGAGAAAGACAGCATTGCGGAGCTTCTGCCAGCCAGACCAGGCAATGCAGGGCTAGCCGGGAGCAACGTCTAGAGAGGGGGTGCAACGgaactgcggggggggggagaccgtCACACCTTAGCACAgcccatgctttgaatgcagaaggtcccagcttctatCCCCGACATCTCCAATTTAAAAAGGACCTCAAGTGGTGGGAAAGGCCCTTGGAGGAGCCCTGGAGACTTGCTGCCAGCCACAATAGGCAATACCGGTCTAGATCACCGTGATGGCTGAATTCCTGTCTGGATGATATGTCTTGCCGGTCACGTTCCATCtgtaggtggggccaaaggcaaagtgggtgtgGCAAAAGGCAGATATTGGAGGATCCATTCACAGAGCACAGAATTGCTCtgttaaggcgcaatcctatgtatgcttagacaCACGCgaaggactgcacccttaataaATATAAACGTTCATAAATATTGTACAAAATCTCTAttatgtcctccttcctccccccaccttccctGGGTTTTTATTGCTCAAAGCTAAAAAGCCCCCAACACTTCAGTTTTTCCTAGCAGGAAACTCTTTCATTTGGTCCACTTagtcatatagaatcatagaatcatagatttggaaggggcctctaaggccatcgagtccaacccccgctcagtgcaggaatccaccttaaagcatccctgacaggtatgCTTTACTTGACATGTCTCCAACGCACCTCACCGTGCGGCTCGAAATTCTGAACTGCAACACACGATCAACCAAACCAACTCCAGCTCCGATACgtaacacacatacaaaatctctctctcgctctccatTCATGTATGTGACCATTGATCtctatataccagccttcctcaacctggggcgctccagatgtgttggactacaactcccagaatgccccagccagctggctggggcattctgggagatgcagtccaacatatctggagcgccccaggttgaggaaggctggtatataccTGTAAGTATATGGCATAGGCATGCATATGACGTGGATACGTTATTCATGTGTGTTTGAATACGGATCCACACACGTCTGGAGCTCTGTTATTGGTCCCACCTCCAAGGGTctttccagacgaggcttttatcaTACCACCACCCTGATTTGTTCCGGGGGGTCCAGGCGGGCGTCTTACACTCATCACCCACTcgtgttttcccaccgcttcttccatcGTTTTTCTTACGTCAAGAAAAGACGGAAGAGCTGCCCAAACCTTCTCAGTGGGAATGCAAAGAGCCCTCTGTCTCAAAGCACTCCCAGAGAGGAGAGGTTGGTGTCGACCCCAGACGGGGCCTTCTGGGTAGCAGCACCCCGACTGTGGGACCCCCACTCGAGGGTGACAATGTTAGGCTGGCTCTGGCTGGTAAAACCAGAACAAAACCTTGTGCTGTTCTGCCACTTTAGTGACTGATGCCGCTCTTCGGTTTTGGTAGCTTCCCCTGTTTTCTTGCAATGTACTTATTTGATCGGTTTAGTCTTAGTAGTTTAAGGGAGAGTTGAAGAAACaacttttgtattttattgttccccccccttttcgtAAATCGCCTCCAGCGCTCCTCGAGGCGAGGGGCGCGTCCAAAAACACATTAGGTAAACAAAGAAATATACACGCACATGGACGGTCCCTGAATCTATCCAAACATATTCAAGGCGTGCGTGTGCCCACATGGTTGCTTCCTTGCACGCCCTCAATGGACATGGTGCATTATTAGCAAGAAACACCAGCAGGACAAGGTCTCTGGCCCCCAGGAGCTTACATCCTACAGTGGGGGGTGACCTCGGGGGACGACAGAGGGCGGGTGAGGGGAGCCAATGCGGGCCCCCCGCCCCGAAGCTTCGCCCCAGAACCttttgccctcctcctcctcctcttcccccaggGCCGGCGGGGTTTCCTTGACCCTGCGCGGAGAGCGCAGCGACGCGGGTCCCTTACCCATGTGCAGAGTGGGCCCCCCTCTCCCGAGCAGCCTTTCCAGGACGTGAGCCCCGgcacctctccttccttccccgtCGCGCTCTGCCCACTCACCTCGGCGGCGCGCTCTCTTCTGCCGGGCGGCTCTCTTTGTCCGCCGGGGCTCCGCGCTCTGCCATGGCCGGGCggctcctccctccttctccttctcctcctcctcctcctcccctcgtcctctcctcctcctcttttcccaggGCTGGGAAGCCGGAGAAAGGGAGCGAAGCCGCCGGCGCTCGGGCCACCTCTGCCCTTCCGCTTCCCCTGCGCTCTGCCTCCGTGCGCAAAGCAGGAGGGCGCTCCGGCCCCACGAGAAGCCCCtggcttggggagggggctggccCTGGCTGCGACCATTTGACTGCGGCGGGGGGCGGCGGATTGCTCCCCAGGGCTCTGTCCGGATTTCCGAAGCAGCTGAACGCACAcgtctttccccctccttcccgaAAGGCCAAGAAGATCCCGACCCCGGTGAAAAATGGGCCAACTTCCTGGGAGGGAAGGGGTGTTCTGGATATATAGGTATATTTAAAatggtcctacaactcccagcattcctcagccagcatagttggctggggaatgctgggagttgtaggacttttttctctgtctcaacatgcataggatcgcacccttctCTGGGCCTGAGCTCTCCATGGGCACTGTCCACTGCATCCGATGCATGGAGTGTTGTTAACCGCCAATGGGCAGATCTATCTACACGTGCAGGAGCCTGGAATGAAAGCTCTGTTTTCCAgaggaactgaaatgcaaaaaaggtacagacagacagacaggcctgcctgcctgcctgccttccacagCTGCCATTCACAAAACTGGTCGGGTGAGAACCCAGACAGCCTAGCGATGGTGAGCCAATGAGCAAATCACCCTCGTCCTTTTCCAAACTGCAGGGAATGGAGCGGAATCTCTTGCCGCCTTGCGCACTCCATCAGCGTCGTGTTGACATCTGTCTGATATTTCTTTGGTTCAAGAACGGCCCTTGACAAGAGCATCCTGGGAGGTTGAAATGCCCGTCTGCTGGTTTCTGTAAACGGCCGTCCCTGATGTCAGATTTGGGTCTGTTTATTCTGTTTGTCCCATGGAGAATGCCGCAGGGCATTGCTGGCAAGTGATGGCATCCATtccattggaagatgagcaggtgCACAGAGCCCAGGTGTTGTGGGTGGCATCGTTCAGGGCTGTAACAGCGTTGCAAGAGTAGCTGTGGGGAGAGAGTCGGCATTTGGTTCTGGTCCCTGTGCCTGTATCCCCATTGGTGGTGGACCACAGCCTTTTCAGGATGGTTGGCCTGCCCATGAGCAAGTACCGGCCTACCTCCCAAGGcctgtgagagagaaagagagacgcgCACTGGTGGATTTCATAAGGGGACGTAACATAGAATcttaagttggaaggggcccataaggccatcgagcccaaccccccaACAGATAGCAGAAGAATGCTCCCAAGAGGGTTAATGCAGGGataggccctccagatgttttggactacaactctcatcaaccccagccattTTTAATGGGGGTAACTCACCCCttccatatatacatacacagtGCTCGGTGATCAGCAGGAGTTCACATACCAATGAATGTCAGCGGAGAGAGTGAAATGGTTTGCTTGAGGCCCCAATAGCTTACGGTATCCTGAGAGAAAGGGTAGCTTGCCGAACAAGAGCACTCTTGTTAGAGGGTGAGGATatactgcaactttttgttgcaggcccctcttcagaatagaatagaatagaatggaATAGAGCAGGTTGTGGCCAATATCCGCAATGTCGTTAGTGCCCCAAAGGTTGTGCAACATGTGCCACCCAGTCATTCATGCGCATGGGCACCACCCACTGCCCCAGCTGTGCATTTCTGTTCACGTCTAGCccagctgggccaccagccagcTGAGGCCTCCAAAGCCAGTCCTCTGGGCTGAACTAGCCATCTGGGCTCAGACAGAGCTCCCCACCCGCTCACCCTCAAATTCCAAGGAGTTTTCCTATTGTGCAGATTAGTGTTCCAAGACAGTCGTTGgcccagggtggccatgtgtcctatttttacagaggacactcctctctttgaaggcctgTCCTGAACAATTCCAGAGTAAAGATCATGCAACCACCAGACCTGTGGCCCATTCACAGTTCACACCTGGACAGGCTGAATAGATAGGCGCTTAGGTCACCGCCTTCCGCACCCTGGCAAGATGTACTGCACGGCTCTTTAAATTATAAGAATTATTCCTAAATGTGCATCTACACATACATGTGAGCACATGCAAATTGgcaccctcttttttggtgatgcatttcctcttttggaggtGATTCAGAAGAGGCCGCCCTCTAGGCTTGGCCCCTCTCCAGAAGAGAATGCCTCACGAGAGCAAGAGAATGTGGTAAAACAGAACAAAGAGTGGTGAACAAGGGCCTTTAGTTGGCCATTAGAATCATTGAATCAGAGAATGTGAAGGGACGTCAGaggccatctagcccaaccccctgctcagggcagTCTCTGCAGTGTATGGTGCCGCTGCAGTCTCCCTGACTGACAGCCCTCCAGTCCCTGCTTAAAGAACCCCAGCAATGGGGAATCCAGCACCTCCCCTGCTGAACAGCTCTTAGTcttaagaagtttctcctaaagTTTTGTCGAAATTGGCTTCCCTGCAACTCTCAACCACCAGTTATAGCCCAGAGAAGAGGACTACTCCatcagatatttgaagatggctgtcATGTCTCCCATTGGATTTCTCCTCCAGAGTAGATGGAGAAAATTGAGAAGAGGATGATGATCATATAAACCTTgtaagaggaggggaaaggctgggtataaatgtaatcaaacaaacatacccagctctttcaactatTCCTCCTAGAACCTGGTTTCCAGACGCCTCACCATCCTGGTCTCTCTTCTCTGAATGCATTCTGACTTGTCAATATCCTTCTTAAAGTGGGACACCCAAAACCAGACACCATACTCCAGATGCAGCCCCAATGACACAGAATAGAATGGAGCTATGACTTCCCATGGCCTAGACACAGTGCCTCTCTTAACGCAGCCCAAGTTTGCATTAGCTTTCTTAAGCAATGAGCTTAAACAAGAGGGGGTTTCTCTGTTAAGGGCCACGTTCCCTTGCGGGTATTCAACTGGAGCcagagggggtggagccagagccaaaGTGGGCGGAGctactcttttctctctctttctcgtgctctttctgacaccccccttttctctcaggcgctctctctctctactgGGCCATCTGGGAAAAGCTGGATTTCAGTTGCTGGAGAGAGGTCTGAACTGAAAATGGCATGAAGTTAGGCTGCGggctgtatgctgccctgggacTAAAGTTTGCTCACCTCTCAATGAGTAGGGGTAGTAATTGGGATTAGCAAATCAAAAAGAGGCTTCACTTGCTAAATACCAGCAGCTGCTTGGGGTTTAAAACAGTAGCAACCAAATGCAGGATCTACTTAATCATCACCCGCACCATTTCTGAGTGTGTTATAATTGTAACCAAAGCGATCTAATGGCGGTTAAGTGTCTGTCCTGAACGAAGTGTATACTCCTGAACGAAAGCCAACTGTGAACTGATTGCAACAGCTTTGATTTGCTTAGAGCAATCACGGGAATGGCCACGAGATGGCACttcagccttatttatttacttgcaacTGAATTATTAACGGAATCTCtgtacagggccagccctacccttaggcagagtaaggcagctGTCAACAGACAGCAGACCTTGGGTGACTTGAAAGGGAAGCTAGCGGTTTGTTATTTCATTGGCTAGGATGGTATTTTTAGTGCCAGAGGTGGGGGAgaagtgcttgtgggattttctgcctcatgtgcccaATATATTGGTGGTTGTGATGGGATGGATTTGGGTGACATGTGCCTTAACTTGCACAGGTGAGAAcatgccatttcctgctctgtctCAACTAGGGAAATGGCTTGGTCCAGACTTGGGGGGGCTTCTCACATcacttaattcccccccccgcAAAGGTGCAGTACCCACCTTCCTTCTCCTGACTGTAGGATTGTTTTGTGTTTTCCTGACTTTAGCAGTTTCTCCCCaattctgaaaagttgaaatgcctctttgtTGCTGGCAGTAGGGGGTTTTAAGCGAAAGTAGCCTGGCGTTCTGGACCCTGACCCTTTGCCCCatctgccctgcccaccactggcatgtaGCCCCCCCTGGAGCTTCCCAGAAATGAAATTCGAGCCATGTGCTGAAcaaacctcccccccacccccatgatggACACAAACACTTTAAGTGAGCTTCTAAGCATGTAAAGTGTGGATGCCACGGACTGTAAGCTTCAAGAAGAGAGGGGCGCGTGAAATTACACGCCCAATCAAGGGATGAAAGCGGCCCAGCCTTCCCTGGGGGTGACACAGGCCTCTTTGCTCTTTTTACCACACTGATGAACCGTAGGAGCCGGAAAGGCGGCCGCTGACTTCCATAGGCTGCCAGGACAGCTGTTTTCCTTGGAAGCCCAAGTTATTTTTAGGTCACGCTGCGCACGCAAAGGCGCATTTGGCTATTCATGCTGGTTGCAAAATAGCAGATGCCTGCTGTTCAAGGCACACTTTGACCCCCGGCTTGGCCTTGCTGAGTAACAGGCCCTGGGGGGAACATGTGGCGGCACCAACCCttccgtggtgtgtgtgtgcaattgtgtgtgtgtgtgtgtgtgtgtgtgtgtgtgcaagagtgTGAGGGGGGTAAGCTGAAAGCCAGGGAAAGTGTCCAACTCACTTAGACAGCATGCAGGGCCAACATCTGTGGAGCGGCTGGGACAAGGGGAAATTTGGGGCTTGGCGtgatggggagaggaagagaggctAGGCCCACGTGGCCTCACCTGCCTCtgtctgggtggggtgggggaggcacaaGGAGGCAGACTTCgattttttccccaatttcttgaatttgcacaaattcacactttcaAAAGTGCACAAAATATGCAACCCCATGCTTTAGCCCGGGGGGGggaggacatgcacatttttgactggtgttttttttttaaaaaaaaaaaatctacat includes these proteins:
- the PHETA1 gene encoding sesquipedalian-1 yields the protein MKLNERSLAFYATCDSPTDKAGFLYKKGERNTAYHRRWFVLKGNMLFYFEDRESREPVGAIILEGCTVELCESTEEFAFAIKFECAKSRTYILAAESQAAMEAWVKSLSRASFGYLRLVVKELEKQLDEMQRNLSGYHRVQRKGPLYRKNKTVPNLDRAALGPAPPQEKPTLPVCIPAKENGCALWNNSQGSASLPAGCPQADPGSTRTCGGGSYGEGLKPPPLPPRRRALSGNSGGGAGGPGLDGPVYPSTACFSKLHDWYGREILELRRAWLEGPKDSDL